A single region of the Streptomyces sp. NBC_00236 genome encodes:
- a CDS encoding LysR family transcriptional regulator — MELRQLEHFVAVAQEQHFTRAAERVAVSQSGLSASVRALEQELRTPLFSRTTRSVRLTEAGRALLVEAERTLAGARAAKDAVDAVRGLLRGTLSVGVEQCVAGLNLPRLLAAFHREHPHMEIRLRQEGTTNLVDGVSGGRLDIAFAATVSPVEWRGELVPLAREPMVLLCAPGHRLASAHRAGWDELAGEAFIDFHPDFGPRRAADEAFAAARARRTVALEVNDVHTLLELVREGLGIAVVPHHFSRKPEAASLVAVALDGADQPYYESVVVLPAAQALSPGARALMALVREGTGH, encoded by the coding sequence ATGGAGTTGCGCCAGCTGGAACATTTCGTCGCCGTCGCCCAGGAGCAGCATTTCACCCGGGCCGCCGAGCGCGTCGCCGTGTCGCAGTCCGGCCTCTCAGCCTCCGTCCGGGCCCTGGAGCAGGAGCTGCGGACGCCGCTGTTCAGCCGGACGACCCGCAGTGTGCGGCTGACCGAGGCCGGGCGCGCGCTGCTGGTGGAGGCGGAACGCACCCTGGCGGGCGCGCGGGCGGCGAAGGACGCCGTCGACGCCGTACGGGGACTCCTGCGCGGGACCCTGTCGGTGGGCGTGGAGCAGTGCGTGGCCGGGCTGAACCTGCCGCGGCTGCTCGCCGCCTTCCACCGCGAGCACCCGCACATGGAGATCCGGCTCCGCCAGGAGGGGACGACGAACCTGGTCGACGGGGTGTCCGGCGGCCGGCTCGACATCGCCTTCGCCGCCACCGTCTCCCCCGTGGAGTGGCGGGGCGAGCTGGTCCCGCTGGCCCGTGAGCCCATGGTCCTGCTGTGCGCGCCCGGTCACCGGCTGGCCTCGGCGCACCGGGCCGGATGGGACGAGCTGGCCGGGGAGGCGTTCATCGACTTCCATCCGGACTTCGGGCCCCGCCGTGCGGCCGACGAGGCGTTCGCGGCCGCACGAGCGCGCCGCACGGTGGCGCTGGAGGTCAACGACGTACACACCTTGCTGGAGCTGGTGCGCGAGGGGCTCGGCATCGCGGTGGTTCCGCACCACTTCTCGCGCAAGCCCGAGGCCGCGAGCCTGGTGGCGGTGGCTCTCGACGGGGCGGACCAGCCGTACTACGAGAGCGTCGTGGTGCTTCCCGCCGCTCAGGCGCTGAGCCCGGGAGCACGGGCGCTGATGGCGCTCGTACGGGAGGGGACCGGGCACTGA
- a CDS encoding aldo/keto reductase, with protein MYIPSAGRYQDMPYRRTGRSGLKLPALSLGLWHNFGGDRTPESQGQILRRAFDLGITHFDLANNYGPPPGSAETAMGRSLATDFARHRDEIIVSTKAGYLMWDGPYGEWGSRKNLLSSLDRSLGRLGLDYVDIFYSHRPDPETPLEETMGALHSAVQQGKALYVGISNYSAEQTREAARILKDLGTPLLIHQPRYSMLDRWVEDGLLTALDELGVGSIAYSPLEQGILSDRYLRGIPEGSRAAGSSPFLSADSVTPELVGRLRELDQLASARGQSLAQMALAWVLRGGRVTSAVVGASSVAQLENSVEAIRNLEFSDKELAGIEKLLKGAKRR; from the coding sequence ATGTACATCCCGTCCGCCGGCCGTTACCAGGACATGCCGTACCGGCGCACCGGGCGCAGCGGTCTGAAGCTGCCCGCCCTCTCGCTCGGTCTGTGGCACAACTTCGGCGGTGACCGGACACCGGAGTCGCAGGGGCAGATCCTCCGCCGGGCGTTCGACCTCGGCATCACCCACTTCGACCTGGCCAACAACTACGGACCGCCGCCCGGCTCCGCCGAGACCGCGATGGGCCGCTCGCTGGCGACGGACTTCGCCCGGCACCGCGACGAGATCATCGTGTCCACCAAGGCCGGCTATCTGATGTGGGACGGTCCGTACGGGGAGTGGGGATCGCGCAAGAACCTGCTCTCCTCGCTGGACCGGAGCCTCGGCCGCCTCGGCCTCGACTACGTCGACATCTTCTACTCCCACCGGCCCGACCCCGAGACCCCGCTCGAGGAGACGATGGGGGCGCTCCACTCGGCGGTGCAGCAGGGCAAGGCGCTCTACGTCGGTATCTCCAACTACTCGGCCGAGCAGACGAGGGAGGCAGCCCGGATCCTCAAGGACCTCGGCACCCCGCTGCTCATCCACCAGCCGCGCTACTCGATGCTGGACCGCTGGGTCGAGGACGGCCTGCTCACGGCCCTGGACGAGCTGGGTGTCGGCTCCATCGCCTACTCGCCGCTGGAGCAGGGCATCCTCTCGGACCGCTACCTCCGCGGTATCCCGGAGGGCTCGCGGGCGGCGGGCAGCAGCCCGTTCCTCTCGGCCGACTCGGTCACGCCCGAGCTGGTCGGCCGTCTCCGCGAACTGGACCAACTGGCCTCCGCGCGTGGCCAGTCGCTGGCCCAGATGGCACTGGCCTGGGTGCTGCGCGGCGGCCGGGTCACCTCAGCGGTGGTCGGCGCGAGCAGCGTCGCCCAGCTGGAGAACAGCGTCGAGGCGATCCGCAACCTGGAGTTCAGCGACAAGGAACTCGCCGGGATCGAGAAGCTGTTGAAGGGCGCGAAGCGCCGCTGA
- a CDS encoding ArsR/SmtB family transcription factor has product MPNQPAGSGHRATPVHTDPAEVSVLEALSAVADPVRLQLVRELAGSEDWTRSCGSFDVPVGKAALSHHFSVLRGAGLVEQRDMGAKRVNRLRREEFEARFPGLLHLLLRADDT; this is encoded by the coding sequence ATGCCCAACCAGCCTGCGGGCAGCGGACATCGCGCGACTCCGGTCCACACGGACCCCGCGGAGGTCTCGGTTCTCGAAGCCCTCTCCGCGGTGGCCGACCCGGTCCGCCTCCAGCTGGTGCGGGAGCTGGCGGGCTCCGAGGACTGGACGCGCAGCTGCGGCAGCTTCGACGTGCCGGTCGGCAAGGCCGCACTCAGCCATCACTTCTCGGTGCTGCGCGGGGCGGGCCTGGTGGAGCAGCGCGACATGGGCGCCAAACGGGTCAACCGTCTGCGCCGCGAGGAGTTCGAGGCCCGCTTCCCGGGCCTTCTGCACCTGCTGCTCCGGGCGGACGACACCTGA
- a CDS encoding quinone oxidoreductase family protein, which yields MRAIEFKEYGGPEVLTLVERVAPEPGPGQVTIDVAYAGVNFADLKARSVGYRVPGLPFVPGLEVSGRVRAVGEGVEGLSPGQEVAAFLDGGGYADVVAAPADTVFPLPAGVDLRTGATLPTVLPTAHALLHEVGRLRAGESVLVQGAAGGVGTVAGQLARSAGAGAVYGVVSSAAKAAYALDHGYDEVFVGDTFPDEVRRATGGRGVDLVLDPVGGDTLRRGVDALAVFGRLVSFGNASGAQPWSVGQGELYPGSRSVAGFSILELAASDPATLRTVAERAFRAVTDGHVDLPVTAEFTLARTAEAHLLMEGRTSTGKLVLRIGG from the coding sequence ATGCGTGCGATCGAGTTCAAGGAGTACGGCGGCCCCGAGGTGCTGACCCTCGTCGAGAGGGTCGCCCCCGAGCCCGGCCCCGGGCAGGTCACCATCGACGTCGCCTACGCGGGCGTCAACTTCGCCGATCTCAAGGCCAGATCCGTGGGATACCGGGTGCCCGGACTGCCCTTCGTCCCGGGCCTGGAGGTCTCGGGCCGGGTGCGGGCGGTCGGTGAGGGGGTCGAGGGCCTGAGCCCCGGGCAGGAGGTTGCCGCGTTCCTCGACGGCGGCGGATACGCGGACGTGGTGGCGGCCCCGGCCGACACCGTCTTCCCGCTCCCCGCCGGTGTGGACCTGCGCACGGGTGCCACCCTCCCCACCGTGCTGCCGACCGCGCACGCCCTGCTGCACGAGGTCGGGCGGCTGCGGGCCGGCGAGAGCGTGCTGGTGCAGGGCGCGGCCGGCGGAGTCGGCACGGTGGCCGGGCAACTGGCCAGATCCGCGGGGGCCGGAGCCGTGTACGGCGTGGTGTCCTCGGCCGCGAAGGCCGCGTACGCCCTCGACCACGGCTACGACGAGGTGTTCGTCGGAGACACCTTCCCGGACGAGGTTCGCCGCGCCACCGGCGGCCGGGGCGTCGACCTGGTGCTCGACCCGGTCGGCGGGGACACGCTGCGCCGCGGCGTCGACGCGCTCGCCGTCTTCGGGCGCCTGGTCTCCTTCGGCAACGCGAGCGGCGCACAGCCCTGGAGCGTCGGGCAGGGCGAGCTCTACCCGGGCAGCAGGTCGGTGGCCGGCTTCTCGATCCTGGAGCTGGCCGCGAGCGACCCCGCCACTTTGCGTACCGTCGCGGAACGCGCCTTCCGAGCCGTGACCGACGGGCACGTCGACCTTCCCGTGACGGCCGAGTTCACCCTGGCGAGGACGGCCGAAGCGCACCTGCTGATGGAGGGCCGCACATCGACCGGCAAGCTGGTCCTGCGCATCGGCGGCTGA
- a CDS encoding ketopantoate reductase family protein: protein MKILVVGAGATGGYFGARLAQAGRDVTFLVRPRRAAVLRERGLRITGLGEEERLTPRLVTADELSGPYDLVLLSVKATALDAALDDIAPAVGPETAIVPLLNGMAHLARLGDRFGEKAVLGGVARVITTLNAEGDIVRLAPVAGLTIGEQQGGTSERAEAITAVLGVAGIEARRSRNVIGAMWGKWVFISTLAGLTCLMRGTVGDVRAVPGGPGFVTALLAECAAVAAAAGHPVRETELDAVAEMLTTEGSPLTASLYRDVTLGAPTEAEQVFGDLVDRARRLSVATPLLDLVTLNLRVHELRTGSAV from the coding sequence ATGAAGATTCTGGTCGTAGGAGCAGGAGCCACCGGTGGCTACTTCGGTGCCCGGCTCGCACAGGCGGGCAGGGACGTCACCTTCCTGGTCCGTCCGCGCCGCGCCGCGGTCCTCCGTGAGCGCGGTCTGCGCATCACCGGACTGGGGGAGGAGGAGAGGCTCACGCCCCGGCTCGTCACCGCGGACGAACTCTCCGGTCCCTACGACCTGGTGCTGCTCTCGGTGAAGGCCACGGCCCTGGACGCGGCCCTCGACGACATCGCGCCGGCCGTCGGGCCGGAGACCGCGATCGTGCCGCTGCTCAACGGCATGGCCCACCTCGCGCGGCTGGGCGACCGGTTCGGTGAGAAGGCGGTGCTGGGCGGCGTCGCCAGGGTCATCACCACGCTGAACGCCGAAGGTGACATCGTGCGGCTCGCGCCGGTCGCCGGACTGACGATCGGCGAGCAGCAGGGCGGCACATCGGAGCGGGCCGAGGCGATCACCGCCGTCCTCGGCGTCGCGGGCATCGAGGCGCGCCGGTCCAGGAACGTCATCGGGGCGATGTGGGGCAAGTGGGTGTTCATCAGCACCCTGGCGGGTCTGACCTGCCTGATGCGCGGCACCGTGGGCGATGTCCGGGCCGTCCCCGGCGGGCCCGGTTTCGTCACCGCCCTCCTGGCCGAGTGCGCCGCTGTCGCGGCCGCCGCGGGGCATCCCGTGCGGGAGACGGAACTCGACGCCGTGGCCGAGATGCTCACCACGGAGGGATCGCCGCTCACCGCCTCGCTGTACCGCGACGTGACCCTGGGCGCACCGACCGAGGCCGAGCAGGTCTTCGGGGATCTCGTGGACCGGGCCCGGCGCCTGTCCGTCGCCACCCCGCTGCTCGATCTCGTCACGCTGAACCTGCGCGTCCACGAGCTCCGCACCGGCTCCGCCGTCTGA
- a CDS encoding M55 family metallopeptidase: MKILVSADMEGATGVTWPADVLPGTPQWERCRSLFTSDVNAAALGFYDGGADEVLVNEAHWTMRNLLLEQLDDRVQMITGRHKSLSMVEGIQHGDVDAVAFIGYHTGAGTEGVLAHTFLANSITGVWVNGVRASEGLLNAHVAAEYGVPVVLVTGDDLTCVDARGYAPDARTVAVKDYVSRYAAVCRTPTRTAADIRAAAKEAAGLAGRYTPVDGGPFTVELEFDAEHLAAAATVVPGTAPSGERRVAYTSATMYEGIRTFKAVTTIVSSAVEEQYG; encoded by the coding sequence ATGAAGATCCTCGTCAGCGCCGACATGGAAGGCGCCACCGGTGTGACCTGGCCGGCCGATGTGCTGCCCGGTACACCCCAGTGGGAGCGGTGCCGCTCCCTGTTCACCTCCGACGTCAACGCGGCCGCCCTCGGCTTCTACGACGGGGGCGCCGACGAGGTGCTCGTCAACGAGGCCCACTGGACCATGCGCAACCTGCTGCTCGAGCAGCTCGACGACCGGGTCCAGATGATCACCGGCAGGCACAAGTCGCTCAGCATGGTGGAGGGCATCCAGCACGGTGACGTCGACGCGGTGGCCTTCATCGGCTACCACACGGGAGCCGGCACGGAGGGCGTCCTGGCCCACACGTTTCTGGCCAACTCCATCACCGGCGTCTGGGTGAACGGGGTCAGGGCGAGCGAGGGCCTGCTCAACGCCCATGTGGCCGCGGAGTACGGCGTCCCCGTCGTCCTCGTCACCGGCGACGACCTGACCTGCGTGGACGCCAGGGGTTACGCCCCCGACGCGCGGACGGTCGCCGTCAAGGACTACGTGTCGCGCTACGCCGCGGTCTGCCGCACCCCCACCCGCACCGCCGCCGACATCCGTGCGGCGGCCAAGGAGGCGGCCGGGCTCGCCGGACGTTACACACCGGTGGACGGCGGCCCGTTCACCGTTGAGCTGGAGTTCGACGCCGAACACCTGGCCGCGGCGGCCACGGTCGTGCCCGGCACGGCACCCTCCGGCGAGAGGCGTGTCGCCTACACCAGCGCGACGATGTACGAAGGTATCCGCACGTTCAAGGCGGTGACGACCATCGTGTCGTCCGCCGTGGAGGAACAGTATGGCTGA